In the Chloroflexota bacterium genome, one interval contains:
- a CDS encoding endonuclease MutS2, whose translation MISEVVLQTLEFDKVRDQLARHAAFSASRELVAQLHPSTDGQWILQAQIRTSAARALIESFADVSIGGARDVRPAVEHARRGGILEASRVQEIASTLGAMRRLRGQVLRNHPDFVPLHPLAEQLPNLVTLEHEIERTIGPDGEVLDSASAELGRLRSAIRVAFNRLQERLQAIINSSQYADVLQEPIITVRDGRYVVPVKAPQRRALRGIVHDQSSSGATLYIEPLATVELNNQWRELQLAEREEIQRILAALSGKIANEGMPIIVGVEATAELDLAFAKAKYSISLRASQPSINTPVPVDDLHPESTLSLLKARHPLLNQDLVVPTDVWLGGPTQMIIITGPNTGGKTVALKTVGLMALMAQAGLHIPAHQGSRLPIFGKIFADIGDEQSIEQSLSTFSSHMTNIIQILDRVTPDSLVLFDELGAGTDPVEGAALARAIIERLLNVGCLAMATSHYAELKAFAYSTDGVENASVEFDVETLSPTYRLSIGLPGRSNALAIAERLGLKRDLIERARATISRDNVQVEDLLAAIHRERTTAETEAARALELREDAELVRDRLSRELYEFEQDREQQLASYQRQLDEELREVRAELRRLRDEFRSVSVSRQWMEQAEQRLSRVAERVPQTPTPPKAKVPVVPKVALAPLPRTIQVGDQVFVSSVKLSGVVLDLDEEANEAEVQLGGFRLRVDLRELRLEKAGTTPTQAVQKYVPVQRMINTPPPPNVSMQLDMRGWRASDVESQLDHYLNDAYLANLSEVRLVHGKGTGALRQVVRTLLKRHPLVESYNSGSQGDGGDGVTIAKMVAR comes from the coding sequence ATGATATCAGAAGTTGTACTCCAAACCCTTGAGTTCGATAAAGTTCGTGATCAGCTTGCACGTCATGCTGCGTTTAGCGCAAGCCGTGAGTTGGTTGCGCAACTCCATCCATCAACCGATGGGCAGTGGATTCTGCAGGCGCAAATTCGTACCAGTGCCGCTCGTGCTTTAATTGAATCGTTTGCCGATGTCTCAATTGGCGGTGCTCGTGATGTTCGCCCTGCGGTGGAGCATGCTCGTCGTGGTGGGATTCTTGAGGCGAGTCGGGTACAAGAAATTGCCTCTACTTTGGGGGCGATGCGGCGGTTGCGCGGCCAAGTCTTGCGTAATCATCCCGATTTTGTGCCATTACACCCTTTGGCTGAACAACTGCCAAATTTGGTCACGCTAGAACATGAAATTGAACGCACAATCGGCCCTGATGGTGAAGTTTTAGATAGTGCTTCGGCTGAATTGGGCCGCTTGCGTAGCGCCATTCGGGTGGCGTTTAATCGGTTGCAAGAGCGTTTGCAAGCAATTATCAATTCGTCGCAATATGCCGATGTGCTGCAAGAGCCAATTATCACGGTGCGCGATGGCCGCTATGTCGTGCCAGTCAAAGCGCCGCAACGACGCGCCTTGCGCGGGATTGTCCACGATCAATCATCATCGGGCGCAACCCTGTATATCGAGCCATTAGCCACGGTTGAGTTAAATAACCAGTGGCGTGAGCTGCAATTGGCCGAACGCGAAGAAATTCAACGCATTCTGGCGGCGCTTTCGGGCAAAATTGCCAACGAGGGTATGCCAATTATTGTTGGAGTTGAGGCTACCGCTGAATTAGATTTAGCCTTTGCCAAAGCTAAATATAGCATTAGCCTGCGTGCTAGCCAGCCTTCGATCAATACCCCAGTTCCCGTCGATGATTTGCATCCCGAATCAACTTTGTCGTTGCTCAAAGCCCGCCATCCCCTGCTCAACCAAGATCTGGTTGTGCCAACCGATGTCTGGCTGGGTGGCCCAACTCAGATGATTATTATCACTGGCCCGAATACTGGTGGTAAAACCGTAGCGCTCAAAACCGTCGGTCTGATGGCATTAATGGCCCAGGCGGGTCTGCATATTCCAGCGCATCAAGGCTCACGCCTCCCCATTTTTGGTAAAATTTTTGCTGATATCGGCGATGAACAAAGCATCGAACAAAGCCTCTCCACCTTCTCCTCCCACATGACCAACATCATCCAAATCCTAGATCGGGTAACCCCCGATTCATTGGTGTTGTTTGATGAATTGGGCGCTGGCACTGATCCGGTTGAGGGTGCGGCTTTGGCCCGCGCAATCATCGAACGCTTATTGAATGTGGGATGTTTGGCGATGGCAACTAGCCACTATGCTGAACTCAAGGCCTTTGCCTACAGCACTGATGGGGTTGAAAATGCCTCAGTTGAGTTTGATGTTGAAACCTTATCACCAACCTATCGGCTTTCAATCGGCTTGCCAGGCCGCTCGAATGCTTTGGCAATTGCTGAACGCTTAGGGCTTAAACGCGACTTAATCGAACGTGCTCGGGCGACGATTAGCCGCGATAATGTCCAAGTTGAAGATTTGCTAGCTGCGATTCATCGCGAACGCACAACCGCCGAAACTGAAGCCGCCCGCGCCTTGGAATTGCGCGAAGATGCCGAATTGGTGCGTGATCGACTGAGCCGCGAATTGTATGAATTTGAACAGGATCGCGAACAGCAATTAGCCAGCTACCAACGCCAACTTGATGAAGAATTGCGCGAAGTACGAGCTGAATTGCGCCGCTTACGTGATGAATTTCGCTCAGTTTCGGTTAGTCGCCAATGGATGGAACAAGCCGAACAACGCCTCAGCCGAGTTGCCGAACGGGTTCCCCAAACTCCAACTCCTCCCAAAGCCAAAGTTCCAGTTGTTCCCAAAGTTGCGCTGGCCCCACTTCCTCGCACAATTCAAGTTGGCGATCAGGTGTTTGTAAGCAGCGTGAAGCTTTCGGGCGTGGTGCTCGACTTGGATGAAGAAGCCAACGAGGCCGAAGTTCAATTGGGTGGCTTCCGCTTGCGGGTCGATTTACGCGAGCTGCGGCTGGAAAAAGCTGGCACAACCCCAACCCAAGCGGTACAAAAATATGTGCCTGTTCAGCGCATGATCAATACTCCACCGCCGCCGAATGTTTCGATGCAGCTTGATATGCGTGGTTGGCGAGCCTCGGATGTTGAAAGTCAGCTCGATCATTATCTCAACGATGCGTACCTCGCCAATCTTTCAGAAGTGCGTTTGGTCCATGGCAAAGGTACAGGGGCGCTGCGCCAAGTTGTCCGAACATTGCTCAAACGCCATCCCTTGGTCGAATCGTACAATAGCGGCAGCCAAGGTGATGGCGGCGATGGCGTAACTATCGCCAAAATGGTTGCTCGTTGA
- a CDS encoding YitT family protein, translated as MHHLAEVVFLVGYQHLEVFMHRLAIRREQIPGILRDYLVMTIGTLCIALALNIFLDPNNVIFGGVTGIAAMLKTLLGLPIGVTSLVLNIPLFIIGLKRLGGFVFGLRTIFATVMLSVFIDLTANRVGQFVQREPLLYIAYGALLSGIGTGLVLRVGGTTGGVDIVARLLQQWRGIRPGQSMLISSVVVFGAAGWIYGATPVLYALLLAFIETRVIDIVLEGFSDGRSALIVSDKPEAIRDAVLHDLDRGVTMLEGRGGYSGRERAVLMCVISQAEIAILKKMIYNIDPRAFVVMTEAVEVLGEGFRPAKAE; from the coding sequence ATGCACCACCTTGCTGAGGTGGTCTTTTTGGTTGGTTATCAGCATCTTGAGGTTTTTATGCACCGTTTAGCTATCCGCCGCGAACAAATTCCCGGCATTCTACGTGATTATTTGGTGATGACGATTGGTACGCTCTGTATCGCGCTCGCCTTGAATATATTTCTCGACCCCAATAATGTGATTTTTGGCGGGGTGACGGGGATCGCCGCCATGCTCAAAACGCTGCTCGGTTTGCCAATTGGCGTAACGTCGTTGGTGCTCAACATTCCTTTGTTTATTATTGGCTTGAAGCGGTTGGGCGGCTTTGTCTTTGGCTTGCGCACAATTTTCGCCACCGTAATGCTCTCGGTTTTTATTGATCTAACGGCTAATCGGGTAGGCCAGTTTGTGCAACGCGAACCATTGTTGTACATCGCCTATGGAGCTTTGCTCAGCGGCATCGGCACAGGTTTGGTCTTGCGAGTTGGCGGTACAACTGGTGGGGTCGATATTGTGGCTCGCTTGTTACAGCAATGGCGTGGCATTCGCCCAGGCCAATCGATGCTCATTTCGAGCGTTGTGGTGTTTGGCGCGGCTGGCTGGATTTACGGCGCAACTCCGGTGTTGTATGCCTTGTTGCTGGCCTTCATCGAAACCCGCGTGATCGATATTGTGTTAGAAGGCTTCAGCGATGGCCGTTCAGCCTTGATCGTTTCCGACAAACCTGAGGCAATCCGTGATGCTGTGCTGCACGATCTTGATCGTGGGGTGACCATGCTCGAAGGCCGTGGCGGTTACAGTGGCCGCGAACGAGCTGTATTGATGTGCGTCATCAGCCAAGCCGAAATTGCAATTCTCAAAAAGATGATTTACAACATCGATCCACGGGCGTTTGTGGTAATGACTGAAGCGGTTGAGGTGCTGGGCGAGGGCTTCCGGCCTGCCAAAGCTGAATAA
- a CDS encoding deoxynucleoside kinase has protein sequence MGHTFFGQHLYLSVAGNIGVGKSTLVETLAAAFGWQPYYEFVADHPYLDDFYADKHRWGFHSQMWFLAQRFEQQREIADTPISLIQDRSIYEDYEVFAKGLLEQGIMSHRDFRTYRKLYQALIQSTTPPTLMVYLRGSVPTLLERIKKRARPSEMNISADYLSHLNNRYDEWLRRFELCPVLTIETDDLDVVNRDDHRQQVIEIIGQAVGRRSNFQYRLPINGDKS, from the coding sequence ATGGGACATACATTTTTCGGCCAACACTTATATTTGAGTGTGGCGGGCAATATTGGGGTGGGCAAAAGCACCCTCGTCGAAACCTTGGCCGCCGCCTTTGGCTGGCAGCCCTACTACGAATTTGTGGCCGATCATCCGTATCTCGATGATTTTTATGCCGATAAACATCGCTGGGGCTTTCATTCGCAAATGTGGTTTTTGGCTCAGCGCTTCGAGCAACAACGCGAAATTGCTGATACGCCGATCTCATTAATTCAAGATCGCTCGATTTATGAAGATTATGAGGTGTTTGCCAAGGGGTTGTTGGAGCAGGGCATTATGAGCCATCGCGATTTTCGCACCTACCGCAAACTCTACCAAGCGCTGATTCAATCGACGACCCCACCAACCTTGATGGTCTATTTGCGCGGCTCGGTTCCCACCTTATTGGAGCGAATCAAAAAACGCGCTCGGCCAAGCGAGATGAATATTAGCGCCGATTATTTGAGCCATCTGAACAATCGTTATGATGAATGGCTACGCCGTTTCGAGTTGTGTCCAGTGCTTACAATCGAAACTGACGATCTGGATGTGGTCAATCGCGATGATCATCGCCAGCAGGTGATTGAAATTATTGGTCAGGCGGTGGGCCGACGCAGCAATTTCCAATATCGCTTGCCAATTAATGGCGATAAATCCTAG